The proteins below come from a single Parazoarcus communis genomic window:
- the cysM gene encoding cysteine synthase CysM — translation MEFKTLEDYVGHTPLVRLKRIEAGRNNVILAKLEGNNPAGSVKDRPALSMVMHAEARRAIHPGDCLIEATSGNTGIALAMVAAMRGYRMILVMPENQSVERRQTMRAFGAELVLTPKEGGMEMARDVAEKMRDEGQGVILDQFGNPDNPLAHYEGTGPEIWEQTGGRVTHFVSSMGTTGTIMGTSRFLKEQNPAIQIVGCQPEEGSQIPGIRKWPEAYLPSIYEKPRVDRLEYVGQADAEEMTRRLAREEGIFAGISSGGSLHVALRLAQEVENAVIVSIVCDRGDRYLSTGVFPG, via the coding sequence ATGGAATTCAAGACGCTCGAGGATTACGTTGGGCATACGCCGTTGGTGCGGCTCAAGCGAATTGAGGCGGGACGCAACAATGTGATCCTGGCCAAGCTCGAGGGCAACAACCCCGCAGGGTCGGTGAAGGATCGGCCGGCACTGTCGATGGTGATGCACGCTGAAGCGCGGAGGGCGATCCACCCGGGCGACTGCCTGATCGAGGCCACCAGTGGCAATACCGGCATTGCGCTGGCGATGGTTGCCGCAATGCGGGGCTACCGCATGATTCTGGTCATGCCGGAGAACCAGAGCGTCGAACGTCGTCAGACCATGCGCGCATTTGGCGCAGAGCTGGTGCTCACGCCCAAGGAAGGCGGCATGGAGATGGCGAGAGACGTCGCCGAGAAAATGCGCGACGAAGGGCAGGGGGTCATTCTCGATCAATTCGGTAACCCGGATAACCCTCTGGCGCACTACGAGGGCACCGGCCCCGAGATCTGGGAGCAGACCGGCGGTCGTGTCACGCACTTCGTCAGTTCGATGGGGACGACCGGGACCATCATGGGGACCTCACGTTTCCTGAAAGAGCAGAACCCGGCCATCCAGATCGTCGGCTGTCAGCCCGAAGAGGGTTCGCAGATTCCGGGCATTCGGAAGTGGCCCGAGGCTTACCTGCCGAGCATCTACGAGAAGCCTCGGGTTGATCGGCTCGAGTATGTCGGGCAGGCTGACGCCGAGGAGATGACCCGCCGACTGGCGCGGGAAGAAGGCATCTTCGCAGGCATCTCGTCCGGCGGCTCCCTGCATGTGGCGCTGCGCCTCGCTCAGGAAGTCGAGAATGCGGTCATCGTGAGCATCGTCTGCGACCGGGGTGATCGCTATCTGTCGACGGGCGTTTTCCCGGGCTGA